GCCGCCGCATCTCGTCGGCGTGCACACCGCTCAGGACATCCCGCGACGCCCGCAGGAACGTCACGATCGTCTCCAGCGCCGCGTCGCGCGTCTGCGTGGCCGCTTCCGCCTGCGCCTGCAGGCGTTTCGATTCCCGGTGTGCCGTCTCCGCCGCCGCGATGGCCGGCGTCACCTTGTCCCATTTCAACTGGGCGAGCGGTGAAGCCGTGCCGAGCTCGGTGTGCTTCGCCGCGATCATCTTCGCGAGGTTGATCCGGTCCTCCGCCCCATTGGGCAGATCGACGCGGACTCGATTGCTACTCATACTGACTCCTCTCACTTGGATTGACAGGAGCCTATGGGGCCCGCGCTCCTGTGCGCCATGGGCCCTTGCGCGCGCGTATATTACGCTAGATCGCGCCACGTCGCAATCGGGTCTATTCCCCGGATCGCCCGCAGCACGCTGAATATCTTGGAAATGACCGCCGACGACGAAAGACCAACTATTGTAAATGATGAACTCACTCCACGAAGTCGCGACGTGGTTTATTCATTTACATATCCGGCTTCCGCGTTTCGTTGACTGGGTTTTTCATCCGCGAGACCGAGTTTCTCGACTCCGCGGCCCTCCACCACGCCTCCACGACCCGCGTTTCGCGCCGCCAAGGTGTCTCCCCTATTTCCACGGGCAACCCCCGTCACTTCGCGAAGCGCTCCCGCATCCCGCAACCTCATCCCACGAGCAACCACAGCGGCCCCGCAAGCGCGCTCCGCCTCCTCTGTGTCCTCCGCAGCCTCTGTGTTTAACCTTCCGACCTTTCGGTCCTTCTCAACACAGAGGGCACAGAGCACACAGAGGCAATCCCGAGCGCCTATTCGCGCACTTGAACCGGCCCACCATGCTCACCCCTTCATGCCGGCCCACTTCCGCGCGTCCGCGCGCTCCGTGAACGAGCGAAACTCCACCATCTTGCCGCCGCGAAACGCGAAACCGTCCGCGATGCGCCCCTCCACCCATTGACCGGAGTCCTTCAGGCGCACGCGGACGTGGACATAGGCGACCACCTTGTCCCCGTGCTCCCGCAACTCCTCCGGCTCGCACGCGCCCTCGGCCCACGTCCCGCGCCCCTTGGCGACATGCGCCTCCACCTCCGCCAGACCACGATAGGTGCCGCCATTCGGCGTCCCCTCGAACTCGACGCGCACGATCTCGGGAGCGAAATGCTCCATCACGCCCGGCACGTCGCCGCGATTGAGGGCCGCATAAAACTGTCGCACGGTTTCTTGCAGGGTGTTCATGGCGTGGAATTCATGACGAAGCCTCGACGAGTTCGCGTTTTCCACTCACCGCGTCAGGACGACATGCGTAGCCGCGGGAGTCGTCACGTGCTGGGTGACCTGGTAACCGAGCTGCACGAGATCGAGGCCGGCAAAAAGGCTTTCGCCGCCGCCGAGCACGACGGGCGCGATCGCGACGTGCAGTTCGTCGATCAAACCGGCCTGGAGGTATTGCCGCACGGTCGCGACGCCGCCGCCGACCCGCACGTCCTTCCCGCCCGCGGCTTCCCTCGCGCGCGCCAAGGCGTCGTGGATGCCTCCCGTGACAAAATGAAACGTCGTGCCGCCCGCCATCGCGAGCGGCGGACGCGCGTGGTGCGTCAGGATGAAAACCGGGACGTGATACGGCGGGTTGTCGCCCCACCAGCCTCTCCATTGATCATCCGTCCACGCGCCGCGTGACGGCGCAAACATGTTCCGCCCCAGAATCCACGCGCCGATCCCGGCGAATCCCCGCTCCGCGAAATCATTGTCCACGCCGGCGGTGCCGTCGGCGTGGCCGATCATCGTCTGGAACACGCGCGTCGGAAAGAACCACCGGTGTAACCCCTCGCCGCCGGCTCCGAGCGGGTGCTCGAGACTCTGATTCGGCCCCGCGCCGAAGCCGTCGATCGACACGCTGAAGCAATGCGCACGTAGTTTGGACATGAGGATATCGTTGGGGGTTTACGGCGGGAGTCGCGGCAACAAGCGCCGTCGTTCTCCTCTCTAACGAACGAAGGAACGCGCCCCGGACAAGCGCCGGGATGTCCATCGCGACTGTTTTTATCCCGCGCGCCCCGCGATTGCCTTGCCCGCGACGCCCGCCCAGCCTTCCGCCGCGCGTTTCACTTCTTCATGTCCGACGTCCCGCCCCCCTCTCCCGCCGCTCCCGACTCGTCGGCCCCCACGCCGCACCGCCGCCGGCCGCGTTACTCGGGAAAAAATCCCCGCCGCTTCGAGGACAAATACAAGGAGCACAACCCGGCGCGCTACGCCGCCGACGTGGCCAAGGTCCTCGCTTCCGGCAAGACGCCCGCCGGCATGCACCGACCGATCATGGTGTCCGAAATCCTCTCCGTGCTCGCGCTCCAGCCCGGCGAGATCGCGGTCGACTGCACGCTCGGCTACGGCGGACACACCCAGGAAATGATGGCCCGTCTCGCGCCGCCCGCCGCCGCGACACGCGGGCGATTGATCGGCCTCGACGTCGATCCCATCGAGCAACCAAAGACCATCGCCCGTCTCCGCGCCGCCGGCTGGGGCGAAGACGTCTTCACGCCCGTCCGCAGCAACTTCGCGGGCCTGTCCAAAGTCCTCGCGCAACTCGGCCTCTCCGGCGTCGACGCGATCCTCGCCGACCTCGGCGTCTCCTCGATGCAGATCGACGACCCGTCGCGCGGTTTCACCTTCAAGGCCGACGGCCCGCTCGATCTCCGCCTCAACCCGCAACGCGCCCCGAGCGCCGCCGAATGGCTCGCGCGCGTCTCCGCCGCCGATCTCACCGACGCGCTGGCCGAATACGCCGACGAACCCCACGCAACGCTCCTCGCGCGCGAGCTCACGACCCGCCGCGCGCTGACGCCGTTCACCCGAACGCAGCAACTCGCCGACGCGCTCCGCGAAATCCTCGCCGCCCACCACCTCGCGCGCGACCCGGACCTCATCACCAGCTGCGTCCGCCGCGTTTTCCAGGCGCTCCGCATCGCCGTGAACGACGAATTCAGCGCGCTCGACAACCTGCTCCGCCATCTGCCCGCCGCGCTCAACCCCGGCGGCCGCGTGGCGATCCTCACCTTCCATTCGGGCGAAGATCGTCGCGTGAAACATGCCTTCCGCGACGGCGTGCGCCACGGCATCTACTCCGCCACGAACGAAGACGTCATGCGCGCCAGCCCCGAGGAGCAGCGCGCCAACCCCCGCAGCAGCTCCGCCAAACTCCGCTGGGCCATCCGCGCCTGACACGGTCTCACGAGTGATCGAACCTTCAGTTGTGTGTTTACTTTGGGCACTCTGTGCCCTCCGTGGCCTCTGTGTTTAATCTTTCGATCCCCGATCCTTTTTAACACAGAGGACGCAGAGGGCACAGAGACTCTCGAAACGAGATTGATGCCTGTTTTCACCTGAAACACATCGCCGCTTCACGCGGAGTTCACCAGGCTGCGCCACCATCGGCTCCCATGAAAGCACCCGGCATGAACCGCCACCTCGCCCTGCTCGCCCAAGTCTTCGTCGTGCTCTGGGGCCTCGTCACTCTGGTTTTCCTGCTGGGCGAACCCCACCTCGAAGGACGCAACGCGCACGCCACGACATTCCAGATCTATTTCCACGACCCGTTCCTCGCCTACGTTTACGCCGGTTCGCTCCCGTTTTTCGTGGTGCTCCATCGCGCCTTCGGCCTCTTCGGTGAAGTCAGACGCACGGGCGCCTTCTCGTCCGCGACCGTCGACTCCCTGCGTGTCGTTCACCGCTGCGCGCTGATCCTCCTCGGTTTCGTGGCGGGCGGACTGGTGATCGTTCTCCTCTTCGGCGACCGCGAGGACCGGCCCGCCGGCGTCTTCATGGGCGCACTCGTCGCCTTCACCGCCGGCTCGAGCGCCGCGGCGGCAACTTGGTTCAGCCGACGGCTGCAGCGCGCGCTGGCTTAAACGGACCGGAGCGCGCTTCGGGCGGAGGCGTGAGCCGCGGGACTGCATCGAACTCGGCCCGGCGCTCGCCGCTCCGCCGCGGCTGCACGCGCACATTTGCCAGTCTCGACTGCTTTGTCCCTTGCCATCGCGAGGCGAGCCGATGTCTTTCCGCCG
This portion of the Candidatus Didemnitutus sp. genome encodes:
- a CDS encoding nuclear transport factor 2 family protein, which produces MNTLQETVRQFYAALNRGDVPGVMEHFAPEIVRVEFEGTPNGGTYRGLAEVEAHVAKGRGTWAEGACEPEELREHGDKVVAYVHVRVRLKDSGQWVEGRIADGFAFRGGKMVEFRSFTERADARKWAGMKG
- a CDS encoding dihydrofolate reductase translates to MSKLRAHCFSVSIDGFGAGPNQSLEHPLGAGGEGLHRWFFPTRVFQTMIGHADGTAGVDNDFAERGFAGIGAWILGRNMFAPSRGAWTDDQWRGWWGDNPPYHVPVFILTHHARPPLAMAGGTTFHFVTGGIHDALARAREAAGGKDVRVGGGVATVRQYLQAGLIDELHVAIAPVVLGGGESLFAGLDLVQLGYQVTQHVTTPAATHVVLTR
- the rsmH gene encoding 16S rRNA (cytosine(1402)-N(4))-methyltransferase RsmH codes for the protein MSDVPPPSPAAPDSSAPTPHRRRPRYSGKNPRRFEDKYKEHNPARYAADVAKVLASGKTPAGMHRPIMVSEILSVLALQPGEIAVDCTLGYGGHTQEMMARLAPPAAATRGRLIGLDVDPIEQPKTIARLRAAGWGEDVFTPVRSNFAGLSKVLAQLGLSGVDAILADLGVSSMQIDDPSRGFTFKADGPLDLRLNPQRAPSAAEWLARVSAADLTDALAEYADEPHATLLARELTTRRALTPFTRTQQLADALREILAAHHLARDPDLITSCVRRVFQALRIAVNDEFSALDNLLRHLPAALNPGGRVAILTFHSGEDRRVKHAFRDGVRHGIYSATNEDVMRASPEEQRANPRSSSAKLRWAIRA
- a CDS encoding DUF2975 domain-containing protein produces the protein MNRHLALLAQVFVVLWGLVTLVFLLGEPHLEGRNAHATTFQIYFHDPFLAYVYAGSLPFFVVLHRAFGLFGEVRRTGAFSSATVDSLRVVHRCALILLGFVAGGLVIVLLFGDREDRPAGVFMGALVAFTAGSSAAAATWFSRRLQRALA